The genome window GACGGGTTTCGGTCCAACCGCGCCGATTCGCTTGGTCAGGGATGCTGGGCTGGCCGCACCCGCTCCCGCCAAGAAATCCCCCGCCCCGCAATCCGCCTTCCCGCCTCTTCCGCCGCGACCGGCTCCCCGACGTCCGCACCGACCTCAAGCCCCACAACCGAGTGCACGATCGTCCCGTCGTACACGTGCACGAGGTTGTACCCCTGCGCAGCATCCTGTCCACGCGTCGCCCCGACCGGCTGTGCCAGGTCCTGCCCGTACGCACTCGACGACGCAGCCGCGACTGGAATTCCAGCGAACGTCCCGAACGACGGGTGATGCACATGCCCCGACAGGATCCCCCGCACATCCGACCCGGCCAGCACCGCAGCCAGCGCTGCTTGCTCGCGCAGCTCGACCGTCACTGCGAGGTCGAGCACGGTCGGCAGCGGCGGGTGATGGATCAGCAGCAGCGAACCCTCCGGCGCTGGAACAGACAGCTCGGTCGCCAACCACGAGAGCTGAGCCTCATCGACCCGCCCCCAGTGCTGCCCGGGAACCGTCGAATCCAACACGATCACCCGCATCCCACCGAACCAGCGCACCTCGACCACAGCGTCCGAAGCGCCACCGGCGAGCCCGAGCTCCGCCCGCATCGCCCCGCGCTCGTCGTGGTTGCCCATGGCCCACATGACCTCGCACCCCAACGCCTCAACAGCCGGCGCTACCAACTCCCGCAACCGCCGATACGACGACGCGTCGCCTCGATCCGCGAGATCCCCCGTGAACAGCAGCGCATCGGGCTTCAATCCAGAAGACACCAACCGACTCAGAACCGAAGCGAGGTTCGCATCAGCATCCGCTCCACTTCCATACAGAGGCGAGCGTTCACCGGGAAGGTGCGTATCGGAGATGTGCACGAA of Microbacterium sp. LWH13-1.2 contains these proteins:
- a CDS encoding metallophosphoesterase; the protein is MILTEHSRPSHTFVHISDTHLPGERSPLYGSGADADANLASVLSRLVSSGLKPDALLFTGDLADRGDASSYRRLRELVAPAVEALGCEVMWAMGNHDERGAMRAELGLAGGASDAVVEVRWFGGMRVIVLDSTVPGQHWGRVDEAQLSWLATELSVPAPEGSLLLIHHPPLPTVLDLAVTVELREQAALAAVLAGSDVRGILSGHVHHPSFGTFAGIPVAAASSSAYGQDLAQPVGATRGQDAAQGYNLVHVYDGTIVHSVVGLEVGADVGEPVAAEEAGRRIAGRGISWRERVRPAQHP